A window of Dehalococcoidia bacterium genomic DNA:
GACGCAGCGGCCCGGCGCTTTTGTGTGGGTGCTGGACCCTCTGGACGGCACGGCCAACTTTATTAACGGCCTGCCCTTCTTCGCCGTGTCCGTGGGCGTGCTGCGGCACGGAAAGCCCGTGGCCGGGGCCATCTACGCATCCGTGGGACATCGGGGCGTGCCCGCGGTGTACCACGCCCGCGAGGGCGGCGGCATGCGTGTGGACGGCCAGCCTCTGACGCAAGTCCCGCCTCCCGACGGCAGCCGCCTGGCTGTCGTGCCTCTTCGCGTGCGACGCTCCGCCTTGCGGAGTCCCGACGGCCTCGCCTGGGAGGCGCGCACCCTGGGGAGCATCGCCGCGGAGATGGCGTACGTGGCGTGCGGGGTCTTCCAGTACGCCTACTTCCGCTCGCCGCGCGCGTGGGACGTGGCGGCGGGGCTGGTCCTTGTGCGGGAGGCCGGACGCAGCGCCATGACGATGCCCCCGGCCGGGGGCGGCTCGGCGGCACGCGGCGCTCGTCAATGGCGTCCGATGGAGCAGTTCCCCGCGATGGAAGGCCCCGAAGCCCTGGGCCCGCTTCAAAAGTGGTCCGCGCCTCTTCTGGTGGGCGAACCCGACGCCATCAAGCTCCTGCTGGAGGGCCTGCGGCGTCCCTCTTGGTGGACGACTGCATCGGGATGGTTGCGCGGTCGCAGGCCGCCGCCCCCGACTGGCCCGGAGCGGCGTTAGACCAGCGGCCAGGGGAAGTGCCGTTCGGGGCCCGGCGACGGATAGGCGCCCTTTTCCAGCAAGAAGTCCAGCCTGCGGCGCAGGGCGCGGACCTCCTCCGGCGTCAGAAGCTCCATCAGGGCGCTCGCCAGACTATCCGGGGATTCGAGCCGGGGCCGGAGCGTGCGCAGGTCGGCCAGAAGACCCGGAGGAACAGGCTCGTCGCAGAAGTCCCAGATGACCGTGCGCAGCTTGTAGCTAGCATGAAACGTCAGCCCGTGGTCAATGCACCACACCCTTCCGTCTTTGCCCTCCAGACAGTGGCCCCCCTTGCGGTCGGCGTTGTTGGCCAGCACGTCGAAAAGGGCGACGCGCCGGAGCTCCGGCAGGCGCCGCTCCCGGAAGGTGAAGTAGTGGCCCTCGGAATCGGCGTCAATGTAGAGCTGGACGGAGCCGATGCCGTACGGCCCCTCGCGAACGACTGTGGGCGGGATGGAGGGCCAGCCCAGGGCTTTGCTCAGCACGTAAGCGGCGCACTCGCGCTGGTACAGCGTGCCGGAGGGGAAGTCCATCAGGGGGGTCTCGCCGTCGCGGGGCTTGTACACGGCCTGGCTTTCGCCCTGCTCCTGGTCCACGAGAGTCAGAAGGAAGGCGTAGTTGGACCCCTCGGGCAGCATGTCGCAGCGGCTGACACGCGCGCGGCGCAGCAGCGACTCGATGTCAGGCCGGAATGGGTCCCACGTCATGGCGAACTCTTTTTCAAAAATGCCTCGCTACCTTAGCAAAGGAGGCTAGCGAGATGGACGAAGGCTTCCCTGTCACCCCGAGTCCTTCCGGAGAAGGACGAGGGGTCTCCCTCACAGAGGTTCTAAGGGGAGATTCCTCGCTGCGCTCGGAATGACAGAGCAGGACAACGACTCTTGAAAAGACCTAAACGACACATCGGAAGGCATGTAAGACACACAGCGCACGCTGATAGTATACCGCCCGCCGGCTTTGCGGCAACCGTCTTTGGTGTACACTGGCGGCATGACACCGGCCCGCGGAGGAGATCGTCTGCCTGGGGTGCTGTCCCTCGTATGAGTATCTTCGCGCAGCTCGCGCGTGCACGCCCCAAGCTGTACTACGGGTGGTGGATGACCGTCTTCGCGGTCATCACGGCCCTGCCCAACACCATCCTTTTCACAGGGTTCAGCGGGTTCCTGGAGCCGCTTCAGGTCTCCTTTGCCGCCTCCGCCGCCGCCATATCCGTCGCCTTCGTCTTCCTGCGGGCGGAGGCGGGCATCGGCACGCCCATAGCGGGCTTCCTCGTGGATGCGTACGGCCCCAAGCCCGTCATGCTGGGGGGCGGCATCGTCCTCGGGCTGGGCGCCGTTATTGTCGCGCTGTCCCAGTCGTTGTTTGTTTTCTACATAGGCTTCTTCATTCTGGCGTTCGGCGTCAGCGTCTCCGGCCCCATCGTGGCGAATATCGCCGTCGCACGGTGGTTCGACCGCTACCGGGGGAAGGCGTTCGCCGTCATCAGCATGGGGACTCCCGTGTGGTCACTGTCCATCCCTCTCGTAGTGCTTGCCATAGACACCTTTGGCTGGCGCGCCACCATGTGGGGTCTGGGCATCATCTCCGTGGCGATCATCGTCCCGTTCAGCTTTCTGTATCGGAGGAGCCCGGAGGAGTACGGGCTGAAGCCGGATGGAGTCTCTGATGCCGCACCGAAGCCGCAGCACGCGGTGCGCGGCCCGGAGGTGTCCCTGTCCCTGCGCGACGTGCTCCGGCACCCGGCTTTCTGGCTCCTGATGGTGTCCTACGGCAGCTTCTCCTTCGTTCATACAGGGTTGTTCTCGCAGTTGATTCCCATCCTGGAAAAGAGTTCCGGCGTCTCCCGGTCCACCGCCGCAGCGGTGAGCGCGCTGATTGCACTGGTCAGCCTGCCCGGCCGCCTTGTGTTGGGCACCCTCGCCGACACCATCAAACCGGGCTACATCTTAGCACTGACGTTTGCTCTCATGCTGGTCGGCGTCCTGGCGCTTGCCCTGGTCCCCGGCGATCTGGGCATGATTGCGATGGTCGTCTTCTACGGCATAGGCTTTGGCGGCTGCGTGCCCGTGCGGCACGTGGTGCAGGGGTACCTGTTCGGGACCCAGAACTTCGGAAAGGTGCAGGGGATGCTGCGCATCGCGGACACAGTGGTCGGCATTCCCGCGCCCATAGCGACCGCCCTTATTTACGACGCCACGCACAGCTACGTCCTAGCCCTGCTTATGTTCGTGGTCGTTTTCGCTCTCACAATTCCGGCAGCGCTCAGCCCGCGGATGTCGTCGGTCGCGCAAAAGGTATAGGCCGCTGGCCTCGCGTACTCCCTGAGGCCGCAAGGTTGCGCCGTCAAAGGCCGTGTGCAGGAAGGGCCTTCCCTGATAGAATGTGCTGACGTAAGGAGGAACCGACATGCAAATGCAAGTGCCGGACCTTGGCGCGATGCTCAACGAGTACATGGAGCGACGCGCGGCCCTGGACCGCTTCGGCATCTACTTCATCCGGGACATTACGGACGAGGAGGCGGAGGCTTTCTCCAAGACCATATTCCTCATGGGAGGCCAGCGCAGAGGCTTTCCAGACTCCGCCATCACCGTCTTCATCAACTCCGGCGGCGGCTCCGTGGGCGCCGGCCTGGCCATGATGGAGATGATATTCAAAATCAAACGGGACTTCGGCATCCGCGTCAACACCGTGGTCACGGGCTACGCCTACTCGATGGGCGCCATCGTCTTCCAGGCGGGCGACAAGCGCTCCATGGGCTACCTGTCCACTCTCATGCTGCACAGCCCGTCCTGGTTCGTCAGCGGGGAGGAGCACAAGATTTTCAAGGACCTGGACAAGCTGGCCACCAACTACCGGCACGTCCTGAGCGAGCTTCTGTACAGGCGCTCCGGCAAGCACAGCGCCGCCTGGTGGAAGCGGTTTATCTATTCCGGCCGCGACCGGTTCCTCGCGCCGCGCGAGTGCCTGGAGCTCGGTCTGACCGACGAGGTCTGCGACTTCGACACGTGCTACTTCGACCTCCCCGGAAGCAAGCCTGCTCCGGCCGCATCGCCCCGTATCTCGTCCCCCTAGGCGTTCTCGTTGAATTGTTGACCTTCGCGTGTTATAATTCGTGTGTTGCTAACGGTTCAAGGGGCGGACATCATGAAAGTCCTGATGAAAGTGGACTACGGCGTGCGGGCGCTGGTTGACCTCTCCCAGCGCTACGGGCGCGGGCCTGTGCGGACCGCGGAGATCGCCGCGCGCCAGAGCATTCCTGAACCGTACCTTGACCAGATCCTTCTCATCCTGCGCAAGGCGGGCATTGTCGCCAGCCGGCGAGGGCCGCACGGCGGGTATATCCTTGCCAGGGAGCCGGACCAGATCACCCTGTCCATGGTGATGTCCATCCTGGAGGAGTCGGCGGCGCCCGTTGATTGTATTCACGGGACACGGGAGTGTCCCAAGTCGGACCGCTGTACACAGCAGGAGATCTGGCGGACCGTTGAGGAGAAAGTCCAGCAGGTGCTGGCAGCCACCAGCATAGGGCAGCTAGCCCGGCGGCAGGCGGAGCGAGAAGCTCAACCCCTCTCCTACGTTTCATAACCTGAGCAACGGACATCACAGGAACGCCCAGGTCTCCGGGAGAGAATCCCGGGTTTGACATGGGCGTTCTCTCTATCTATACTCCAAGTTTGGGTAACCGAATAGCGACCCGCATCTAACTTAGTATGGTAGCCGCTCCATGCGGCTCCAGCGCAAAGCGAGGACGGCGCAATGACGACAACAACGACAAGGTTCACTGAAGATCAGATCAAGCGATACAGCCGGCACATCATCCTGCCGCAGGTCGGCGGGAAGGGCCAGCGCAAGCTGCTGGAGTCCAGCGTCCTGCTGGTCGGCGCGGGCGGCCTGGGCTCGCCCGCCGCCCTGTACCTGGCGGCCGCCGGCGTGGGCAGGCTGGGCATCGTGGACTTCGATACCGTGGACCTCTCCAACCTGCAACGCCAAATACTGCATCACGTGCATGACGTGGGCCGGCCCAAGGTGGACTCCGCGCAGGACACCATTCGGGACATCAACCCCGACGTGAAGGTTGTCCCGTACCGCACCCAGCTCACCTCGGAGAACATCATGGACATCATCAAGGACTACGACGTGGTGCTGGACGGGACGGACAACTTCCCCACGCGCTACCTCATCAACGACGCCTGCGTGATGGGCGAGAAGCCCAACGTCCACGGCAGCATCTTCCTCTTCGAAGGCCAGGCGACGACGTTCGTCCCCGGCAAGGGCTGCTACCGCTGCCTCTACCCGAACCCGCCGCCGCCCGGCACCGTGCCGAGCTGCGCCGAAGCGGGCGTCCTGGGCGTGCTGCCCGGCATCGTAGGGACCATCCAGGCCATCGAGGCCATCAAGCTTGTCGTGGGCATCGGTGAGCCGCTGGTCAATCGCCTGCTGCTCTTTGACGCCCTGACCATGGAGTTCCGCACGCTGAAGATCCGCAGGGACAAGAACTGCCCCATATGCGGCGACCATCCGACAATTCACCAGCTCATTGACTATCAGGAGTTCTGCGGCCTGCCGACGTCCCAGCATCTGGAGGCGCCGCAGGTCACCCGGGCGACCTCCCGTTAGACAGCAGTCGTCGTGCTCACAGAACTGACCAGTGTCCCGCCGCGGCGTCGCGGCGGGACACAAAGTGATATGCGCTATGCGGTTTAACAGCATCATTGAAGCCATCGGGCGCACGCCGCTGGTGGAACTCCAGCGCATGAGCCCGAAGGAATCCGTCCGCATCTACGCCAAGTTGGAAGGCCAGAACCCCTCGGGCAGCGTCAAGGACCGCATCGCCAAGTACATGATCGAGAAGGCCGAGTCCGAGGGCGTTCTCACGAAGGACCGCATCGTCTTGGAGCCTACCAGCGGCAACACGGGCATCGCCCTGGCGATGGTCGCCCGCTACAAAGGCTACAAAGTCAAGGTCACCATGCCCGAAAACGTCAGCGCGGAGCGGCGGCAACTGCTCGCCGCGTTTGGCGCGGAGGTCATCCTCACCGACGGCGGCAAAGGGACCAACGGGGCTATCGAGGTGGCCCAGGAGCTGGCCAAGGATGACCTCTACTTCATGCCGTACCAATACGGCAACAAGGCCAATCCGCTGGCCCACTACGAGACCACGGGCGTCGAAATCCTTCAGGACCTGTCCAATGTGGACGTGTTCATAGCCGGCCTGGGCACCGGCGGCACGCTCATGGGGGTGGCCCGCCGCCTCAAGGAGAAGAACCGCGCCACCCGGGTCATCGCCGTCGTACCGCCGCCGGACGACGCCATCCAGGGGCTGCGACGGCTGGAGGACGGGTTCATCCCGCCCATCCTGGACCTGTCGCTGCTGGACGGGCGCATGATGGTGGAGAGCAAGGATGCCTTCCAGACCACGCGCGACCTGATGGAGCGGGAGGCCATCTTCGCCGGCATTTCGTCCGGCTCCGTGGTGCACGCCGCCCAGCGCGTGGCGCAGCGGATGGAGAGCGGCAACATCGTGTGTCTGCTGGCCGACGGCGGGTGGAAGTACCTGAGCACGGGCCTGTGGAGCAGGGACTACAG
This region includes:
- a CDS encoding inositol monophosphatase, with the protein product MAGPITDEPLLPEIESVAARLAGEAGRMLMDRFGQPTAVDFKGKGKRDPVTELDRMAEEHLRQGIAARFPGHSVVGEEQSPTQRPGAFVWVLDPLDGTANFINGLPFFAVSVGVLRHGKPVAGAIYASVGHRGVPAVYHAREGGGMRVDGQPLTQVPPPDGSRLAVVPLRVRRSALRSPDGLAWEARTLGSIAAEMAYVACGVFQYAYFRSPRAWDVAAGLVLVREAGRSAMTMPPAGGGSAARGARQWRPMEQFPAMEGPEALGPLQKWSAPLLVGEPDAIKLLLEGLRRPSWWTTASGWLRGRRPPPPTGPERR
- a CDS encoding SCO1664 family protein gives rise to the protein MTWDPFRPDIESLLRRARVSRCDMLPEGSNYAFLLTLVDQEQGESQAVYKPRDGETPLMDFPSGTLYQRECAAYVLSKALGWPSIPPTVVREGPYGIGSVQLYIDADSEGHYFTFRERRLPELRRVALFDVLANNADRKGGHCLEGKDGRVWCIDHGLTFHASYKLRTVIWDFCDEPVPPGLLADLRTLRPRLESPDSLASALMELLTPEEVRALRRRLDFLLEKGAYPSPGPERHFPWPLV
- a CDS encoding MFS transporter, encoding MSIFAQLARARPKLYYGWWMTVFAVITALPNTILFTGFSGFLEPLQVSFAASAAAISVAFVFLRAEAGIGTPIAGFLVDAYGPKPVMLGGGIVLGLGAVIVALSQSLFVFYIGFFILAFGVSVSGPIVANIAVARWFDRYRGKAFAVISMGTPVWSLSIPLVVLAIDTFGWRATMWGLGIISVAIIVPFSFLYRRSPEEYGLKPDGVSDAAPKPQHAVRGPEVSLSLRDVLRHPAFWLLMVSYGSFSFVHTGLFSQLIPILEKSSGVSRSTAAAVSALIALVSLPGRLVLGTLADTIKPGYILALTFALMLVGVLALALVPGDLGMIAMVVFYGIGFGGCVPVRHVVQGYLFGTQNFGKVQGMLRIADTVVGIPAPIATALIYDATHSYVLALLMFVVVFALTIPAALSPRMSSVAQKV
- a CDS encoding ATP-dependent Clp protease proteolytic subunit, encoding MQMQVPDLGAMLNEYMERRAALDRFGIYFIRDITDEEAEAFSKTIFLMGGQRRGFPDSAITVFINSGGGSVGAGLAMMEMIFKIKRDFGIRVNTVVTGYAYSMGAIVFQAGDKRSMGYLSTLMLHSPSWFVSGEEHKIFKDLDKLATNYRHVLSELLYRRSGKHSAAWWKRFIYSGRDRFLAPRECLELGLTDEVCDFDTCYFDLPGSKPAPAASPRISSP
- a CDS encoding Rrf2 family transcriptional regulator, coding for MKVLMKVDYGVRALVDLSQRYGRGPVRTAEIAARQSIPEPYLDQILLILRKAGIVASRRGPHGGYILAREPDQITLSMVMSILEESAAPVDCIHGTRECPKSDRCTQQEIWRTVEEKVQQVLAATSIGQLARRQAEREAQPLSYVS
- the moeB gene encoding molybdopterin-synthase adenylyltransferase MoeB: MTTTTTRFTEDQIKRYSRHIILPQVGGKGQRKLLESSVLLVGAGGLGSPAALYLAAAGVGRLGIVDFDTVDLSNLQRQILHHVHDVGRPKVDSAQDTIRDINPDVKVVPYRTQLTSENIMDIIKDYDVVLDGTDNFPTRYLINDACVMGEKPNVHGSIFLFEGQATTFVPGKGCYRCLYPNPPPPGTVPSCAEAGVLGVLPGIVGTIQAIEAIKLVVGIGEPLVNRLLLFDALTMEFRTLKIRRDKNCPICGDHPTIHQLIDYQEFCGLPTSQHLEAPQVTRATSR
- a CDS encoding cysteine synthase family protein, producing MRFNSIIEAIGRTPLVELQRMSPKESVRIYAKLEGQNPSGSVKDRIAKYMIEKAESEGVLTKDRIVLEPTSGNTGIALAMVARYKGYKVKVTMPENVSAERRQLLAAFGAEVILTDGGKGTNGAIEVAQELAKDDLYFMPYQYGNKANPLAHYETTGVEILQDLSNVDVFIAGLGTGGTLMGVARRLKEKNRATRVIAVVPPPDDAIQGLRRLEDGFIPPILDLSLLDGRMMVESKDAFQTTRDLMEREAIFAGISSGSVVHAAQRVAQRMESGNIVCLLADGGWKYLSTGLWSRDYSQIKETTQGKIWW